The sequence below is a genomic window from Streptomyces sp. NBC_00582.
CGCGGCTGCACTCCTTCCACGCCTCGAACGCGGACTCGGGGTCGTGCCAGCCGACGAGCGGGCGGCCGTCCCGGTCGCGGAAGTCCATCCGGCGGGCGTAGTCGAGGAGGATGTCCAGGTCGGAGCGGGCCTCGCCGGGCGGTTCGACGGCCTTCTCGGAGAGATGGACGGTCCGGTCGGCGTTGGTGAACGTGCCGGTCTTCTCCGCCCAGGTCGCGGCGGGCAGCACGACGTCCGCCAGCTGTGCGGTCTCGGTGGGATAGAGGTCCTGGACGACGGTGAACAGCTCCTCGCGGCCGAGGACGGCGCGGACGCGGTGGAGTTCGGGCAGGGAGACCGCCGGGTTGGTGCCGGAGATCCACAGCATCCTGATCGAGCCCTGCTCGGCGTAGCGGAAGATCTGCAGCGCGGGAGTGGACGGCGCGTAGTGCGGGACGCGGGACGGGTCGACGTTCCAGACGCGGGCGAGGTCGGCCACATGGGATGCGTTCTCCCAGTTGCGGAAGCCGGGCAGATCGCCGTTCGCGCCGCACTCGCGGGTGTTCTCGGCGGTGGGCTGGCCGTTCATCTGCAGGACCCCGCAGCCCGGACGGCCGAGCATGCCGCGAAGGAGCTGGAGGTTGTTCACCTGGCAGGCGGCGGCGGTGGCCTGGTGGGACTGGTAGACGCCCTGGAGGACGGTCGACAGCAGCCGCTCGGCGCCCCCGAGCAGCTCGGCGGCCTCGCCGATGTCCCGGGCCGGTACGTCGCAGACGCGGGCGGCCCATTCGGGGGTGCAGTCGGCGACCCGGCCGGCGAGTTCGTCGAAGCCCACGGTGTGCGCGTCGACGAAGGCGTGGTCGACGCGGTCGGTGCGGACGATCTCGTGCAGCAGCGCGTTCAGCAGGGCCACGTTGGTGCCGGAGCGCGGCGCCAGGTGCACGGTCGCGTGCCGGGCGACGGGGGTGGGGCGCGGGTCGACGCACACCAGGCGCGGCGGGTCCGGGCCCGCCAGGCGGTCCAGGACCCGCATCCACAGCACGGGCTGGGTCTCGGCCATGTTGTGCCCGAACAGGGCGAGGACGTCGGCGTGGTCGACGTCCGTGAGGGAGGCCGGCTGGCCGTCGCAGCCGAAGGTCTCCTTCAGCGCCTCGGCCGCGGTCGCCGTGCACAGCCGGGTGTTGCCGTCCAGATGGTTGGTGCCGAGGCCGGCCCGGGCGATCACCGCCAGGGTGTAGTACTCCTCCAGGAACAGCTGGCCGCTGGTGTAGAAGCCGAGCGAGCCCGGCCCGTGTTCGCGCAGCAGATGCCGGGTCCGCTCGGCGATCCGGTCCAGCGCGGTGTCCCAGTCGCAGGCGACGAGACGTCCGCGGTGCCGGATCAGGGGGGTGGTCAGCCGGTC
It includes:
- a CDS encoding molybdopterin oxidoreductase family protein, with the protein product MPSETDPGTHSRTDAATDGATHSGTDRIAQPWGERTPYGRDGDWPVRVDSYLAPGITAAAVDRWVPTASLLHSNGDAMDVAVVGGRIVGVRGRADDRVNRGRLGPKDLFGWQANHATDRLTTPLIRHRGRLVACDWDTALDRIAERTRHLLREHGPGSLGFYTSGQLFLEEYYTLAVIARAGLGTNHLDGNTRLCTATAAEALKETFGCDGQPASLTDVDHADVLALFGHNMAETQPVLWMRVLDRLAGPDPPRLVCVDPRPTPVARHATVHLAPRSGTNVALLNALLHEIVRTDRVDHAFVDAHTVGFDELAGRVADCTPEWAARVCDVPARDIGEAAELLGGAERLLSTVLQGVYQSHQATAAACQVNNLQLLRGMLGRPGCGVLQMNGQPTAENTRECGANGDLPGFRNWENASHVADLARVWNVDPSRVPHYAPSTPALQIFRYAEQGSIRMLWISGTNPAVSLPELHRVRAVLGREELFTVVQDLYPTETAQLADVVLPAATWAEKTGTFTNADRTVHLSEKAVEPPGEARSDLDILLDYARRMDFRDRDGRPLVGWHDPESAFEAWKECSRGRPCDHTGLTYERLRGAGGIQWPCTPQNPDGTERLYTDGITWAAPDDCETYGRDLVTGASVSETEYRALNPDGRAVLKAAEYVPPHETTTAEYPLQLNTGRTLYHFHTRTKTGRAPQLNAAAPEVWVELSAAEALRHGVAEGDLVEVTTPRGSVRGRLRVTGIRDGMVFLPFHYGYWDTPEGDRPGKDGGRAANETTVIDWDPVSKQPLFKTGAARLTLVERAHGAVSPAPTTTASAPADPRGVPPTTGGPSAVARRNTGTPRGERP